CGCGCGGCGACGTGGTCGCGGCCGTGCCGGCCGGCCGGGCCCGGGCGTTGCGGCTGCCCGGCGTACGGCTGCGCCGGTTCACCGCCCCGACGCCCACCGTGGATGTCGGCCTGGCCTGGCCGGTCGACAGCACCAACCCGGCGGTGCGGGCGCTGCTCGCCCTGCTCGACCGGACGGACCGGCGACCGACGGTCAGTTCCCCGCCGGCACCTGCTCCTTGACCTCGTCGTAGCCGACCGGGCCGGGAGCCTCGGCCGGCGTGTAGATCACCCGGAGCACGCCGGTCGGGTACGCCTCGGTCGCGGCCACCCGCAGGTGGTACGGCGCGTCGCCCTCGTCGAACAGCTTGCGCCCCTTGCGCGCCGCCACCGGGTGCACCAGCAACCGCAGTTCGTCGACAAGCCCGGCGGCGAGCAACTGCTGCACCACGGAGATGGACCCGGGGATGAGGATGCCCTTGACGTCGGGGTCGGCCTTGAGCGCGGCGACCGCCTCCGCCAGTTCGCCCTGGATCAGCTCGGAGTTGCGCCAGGAGAACTCCAGCGGCTGCCGCGAGACGACCACCTTGCGCATG
The genomic region above belongs to Micromonospora sp. WMMD1128 and contains:
- a CDS encoding dihydrofolate reductase family protein, which translates into the protein MAKVISTLFISADGVAEIDPDWHFPYFDDNMGRAVTEDYETADVLLIARPTYDSFAGAWPDREAAGGEDAPFAKQLGDMRKVVVSRQPLEFSWRNSELIQGELAEAVAALKADPDVKGILIPGSISVVQQLLAAGLVDELRLLVHPVAARKGRKLFDEGDAPYHLRVAATEAYPTGVLRVIYTPAEAPGPVGYDEVKEQVPAGN